In Desulfatiglans anilini DSM 4660, the following proteins share a genomic window:
- the ybgF gene encoding tol-pal system protein YbgF gives MVISGWIESGKMVCVCGLMAAFFLGCASSQDVLYLNDRVAALDQQLTQMQERVEKDELGSIRATQADMMTDLGRVKTELQELRGMTEENQHLLKHGSLKPGAGEDRAATGIEDLSRRVAVLEKGLRQVQGYLNLEEASESPAAASAEKTAPADTGAKAPAVVEAAKPLPSDQVLYEQVLAEFRAGQYEKAIQGFDSFLAEYPKSSLADNAQFWIGESYMAQKQHEQAILAYQKVIKNYPSGNKVPSAMLRQALAFYEINDKTSSHLLLRQIMKKYPDSPEAKIAKSKLETLK, from the coding sequence ATGGTGATATCTGGCTGGATCGAAAGCGGGAAGATGGTTTGTGTTTGTGGACTTATGGCGGCGTTCTTTTTGGGATGCGCCAGCAGCCAGGATGTCCTTTATCTGAATGACCGGGTGGCTGCATTGGATCAACAGTTGACCCAGATGCAGGAGCGCGTCGAGAAGGATGAATTGGGTTCTATCCGCGCTACGCAGGCGGACATGATGACCGATCTCGGGCGGGTCAAGACCGAATTGCAGGAACTGCGCGGCATGACGGAGGAAAACCAACACCTTCTCAAGCACGGCTCTCTCAAGCCGGGCGCTGGGGAAGACCGGGCAGCCACCGGCATCGAAGATCTCAGCCGGCGGGTGGCGGTGCTCGAGAAGGGCTTGCGCCAGGTTCAGGGCTACTTGAATCTGGAAGAGGCATCGGAGTCCCCGGCTGCGGCTTCCGCCGAAAAGACAGCGCCGGCGGATACGGGTGCAAAGGCGCCGGCCGTTGTTGAGGCGGCCAAGCCCCTTCCCTCCGATCAGGTTTTGTATGAGCAGGTCCTGGCGGAGTTCCGGGCTGGGCAGTATGAAAAGGCCATCCAGGGGTTCGACTCGTTTCTGGCCGAATACCCGAAGTCTTCACTGGCCGACAATGCGCAGTTCTGGATAGGCGAATCTTACATGGCTCAGAAGCAGCACGAACAGGCTATCCTCGCGTATCAGAAAGTCATCAAGAATTACCCGAGCGGCAATAAAGTTCCGAGCGCTATGTTGCGCCAGGCTTTGGCATTTTACGAAATCAACGACAAGACGAGTTCGCACCTGCTGCTCCGTCAGATCATGAAAAAATACCCCGACTCCCCGGAGGCCAAGATCGCAAAATCCAAGCTCGAAACACTGAAGTGA
- a CDS encoding TolC family protein, producing MRLDRLFFLIPMLMLASAGMWGSCVAWAQDRDPYTLERSIAEAMENNPDLRATMETKYQAEMAKKQAGTEFLPKASTTYGYTRFNEAPQFRSDLLPGVEINVGTVDNYQWKGTVTQPLFTGFALTSAYELAKLGVDQAELNIARAKLDLILSVKEAYFNVLIADKAVLVAEQAVQSLESNRNVADNFYKVGIIPVNDLLKAEVELANARQKLVGARNSAVLARAAFNNVLGRPVALPVQVQDILAYSPEEGDFVAYVSKALKNRPEMKLLDTNILQVEQQKRIAASDYYPDVVLSYDYIKEGDSPGVSGSPYHDANSWQITAGLTWTFWEWGKTRYAVHEKESLQRELMHTRQSLEEGIGLEVKNAMLEISTAAENIPTTEKALGQAEENLRVNEERYKAEVTTITEVLDAQTLLTEARVNYYRALYNHNLAKARLQRAMGIE from the coding sequence ATGAGGCTTGATCGGTTGTTTTTTTTGATCCCGATGCTGATGCTGGCGAGTGCGGGGATGTGGGGCAGCTGCGTTGCATGGGCGCAGGACCGGGACCCGTACACCTTGGAGCGGAGCATTGCGGAGGCGATGGAAAACAACCCCGATCTTCGGGCGACGATGGAGACGAAATACCAGGCCGAAATGGCGAAAAAACAAGCTGGTACGGAGTTTTTGCCCAAGGCCAGCACCACCTACGGCTACACCCGCTTCAACGAGGCACCTCAGTTTCGCTCGGATCTTCTGCCGGGAGTCGAGATCAATGTCGGAACGGTCGATAATTATCAGTGGAAAGGAACGGTGACCCAACCTCTCTTTACCGGCTTCGCTTTGACGAGCGCCTATGAACTGGCCAAGTTGGGAGTCGATCAGGCCGAGTTGAACATCGCGAGGGCGAAGCTCGACCTCATTCTGAGCGTCAAGGAAGCGTACTTCAACGTGCTGATCGCCGACAAGGCGGTGTTGGTTGCCGAACAGGCCGTCCAGTCGCTCGAGTCGAACCGTAATGTCGCGGATAATTTCTACAAAGTCGGTATCATCCCGGTCAATGATTTGCTGAAGGCGGAGGTCGAACTAGCGAACGCAAGGCAGAAGCTCGTGGGCGCGCGGAATTCAGCCGTTCTAGCGCGGGCGGCATTCAACAATGTTTTGGGCAGGCCGGTCGCCCTTCCAGTGCAGGTCCAGGACATTTTGGCCTATTCCCCGGAGGAGGGTGATTTCGTTGCCTATGTGTCCAAGGCGCTGAAGAACCGCCCGGAGATGAAGCTGCTCGATACCAATATCCTCCAAGTCGAACAGCAAAAGCGGATCGCCGCGAGCGACTATTATCCTGATGTCGTACTGAGCTATGACTACATCAAAGAGGGCGACTCTCCCGGTGTGTCCGGCAGCCCCTATCATGACGCAAACAGTTGGCAGATCACAGCGGGTCTGACCTGGACCTTCTGGGAGTGGGGCAAAACGCGCTATGCTGTCCATGAAAAGGAAAGCCTCCAGAGGGAGTTGATGCACACCAGGCAGTCCCTGGAAGAAGGCATCGGTCTGGAAGTGAAAAACGCCATGCTGGAAATCAGCACCGCGGCGGAGAATATCCCGACGACGGAGAAGGCTCTGGGCCAGGCGGAAGAGAACCTGCGCGTTAACGAGGAGCGTTACAAGGCGGAGGTGACGACGATTACCGAGGTCCTCGATGCCCAGACCCTTTTGACGGAAGCGCGCGTCAACTACTACCGGGCCCTGTACAACCACAACCTCGCCAAGGCCCGGCTGCAGCGGGCCATGGGAATTGAGTGA